The sequence ACACAACAATGTTAATCattgttaaaaatataagcaattatacatttttactctaaatctattttttatgtcataaattttaaaattgtatgaaCAGCATTGATTGTTTAAATCTTTCCATCATTTAGAAATATATcatgtaccattttccatatcaaaatatttctttgcaaCATACTTTCAACAGCTgcttattatttccttaaatacacatattaaaatttatgtaatatattatGTCATCATTAGATTGTATGCAATACAAGGCTACTTacaaaagttcctggaaaaatagaattaaaagataatataaatctttccatgaactttctgaagcatgATTGTAAATTTGAAAATAGCTAGAACATTCTcaccataaagaaataataaatgcatgaggAGATGGATGtgctaaatatcctgatttgatcattatacagcatatgtatgtattgaaatattgaattttaccccataaatatgcacaattataatgcatcaattaaaataagtgaataaataagtaaaatttttttaaaaaactaaagtcCATAATAAAGAGGATACtttcaacaattaaaaagaaatactttagCTGATAACTGCACAAACCAGCCTTTAATGATTTTACCATCATTTGTGTTGACAAATGTTGCTCACTCTTCTTTCACAAATGCAAAGAACTTTTTGTCACTACAAAACGTAGATGATGATGGTCATATTAAAGCTGGCTCATACCTCTTTGTGTCACCCCAAACCATACTAAATTGGTTCAAATATTAGAAGTATTGGTAGAAAAAAATTCACCCTAGAGCCTTTAGAGGTTTCCCAATCTTGCCGTATTGGTAATTATCATAACCCATGAATATAGTTGTGCCCCAGTATTTACAGTTTCACGTACCATGGTATCAGTTATACAGTCAATCGCGGTCCACAAGTATTACAGAAGAATAAATActtcgagagagagagagacatagaccACATTCACATGACTTTGATTGCAGTATATTGTAAtaactattctattttattattagatattGCTGTTAATCTCTAACTGTGCCTAactaataaattaaactttatcttaAGTAtgtatgtacagaaaaaaaaataatacatatacagTTCAGAACTATCCACAACTTCAGACATCTACTGGGGGTCTTGCAGTTAATCCTCTGAGGCAAATAAGGGAGGatttctgtaaatgtaaaatcaCACAAATGCTTAAAACCCTTGCTTCCAGGGacattaaacattttcaaatggatTTCATTCACTTGATTATACCAGagagtattaaatatatttttaatctttttattctgGATAGACTAAagctttccctttttctcctttattcctgaATTACTTCAAATGGCAATTAGGAGTTTCTCAATTATTTCACTGTCCTTACAATCAATGAGCTAGAAACACATCACTCTGCATTATTGTCTATTAAAGTTCTAGTTTTCACTTTAAGTTTTCtcccttaaaattaatttttaccgAACATTTTCAGCTATGACAGAGGCCCAAATTGATCAGCCAGATTAATGTGTTGATGTCACTCACTGacatttaaaacaaccattttatctCCATATATTCACatttctgattctttaaaaagatgtatttattttaaacaaaacattaaatattctAATTCAGCTATCCCGTATACTAATATGGCTACTCAGTCTAAGAGAACACGCATATCCATGAAATGTGTTCCTATTTCCAGGGCCAGAATATAAATAATTCTAATTCTTAAATAAAGCTTCTTCTTGGcggatttttcatttttattgcataaGCACACCACATCTCGTAAGGGGAAAAATCCACTGAATCCAAATTATCCACTCATTCACATGGTCCTCTTTTTCCGCAGTGCTCTGTAGAAGGCGCCCTTCACCTGATCGTTCCTCAGACTGTAGATGAGTGGGTTCAGCGATGGGTTGAAGAGGCTGTAAAATAGGGTGAGGATTTTCTCCTGCTTCTGTCGTTTTCTGTTGTCTGGGACCAAGTAAACCATCATGGCTATGCCAAAGTAGAGCCCAACCACAcagaggtgggaggagcaggTATAAAAGGCTTTCTTGCGGCCCTCCTTTGATTGGATCTTCAGGATGGCCCAGAGGATGCGCAGGTAGGAGAGTATTATCAAATAAAGGGGTCCGACTAAGACAAACACACCaccagtaaagagaaaaatttcactgGTCCCGGTGTCAGCACAGGCCAGTTTGAGGACAGATAGTGTTTCACAGAAGAAGTGGTTCACTTCCTGAGGTCCACAGAAGGGCAGCCTTAGAAGGAGAATTAGATTTATTAGGGCCAAGAAAATTCCACATGCCCATGAGCTGACAGCCAGCACTGTGCACATACTCCAGTTCATGATGACAGTGTATTGAAGAGGATGGCAGATTGCTACAAATCTGTCATAGCACATCACCACCAAAATCATGCACTCTGTAGATGCAATAGTCAAACCCAAATTCATCTGAATAATGCATGATACAAAGGAcatagtttttttgtgtgtcacTAGGTTTTTCAACAGGTTGGGTAAGTTGCAAGAAGCATAGGAAATGTCAATTATGGCCAGGTGtgaaaggaagaagtacatgggggtgtgcagTCTGGGGTCCAGGTAGATGAGTCCCAAGATTGTGCCATTTGCCATCAGGCTGAAGATGTACAACAGGGAGAAGACCCAGAAGAGGAGCACCTCCATCTCTGCACTGAGCTGGAATCCCAAGAGGATGAGCTCTGTGACCCATGACTGGTTGCCCCTCATTCCTTCATGACAACGTGGAAAGGTCCAAAGTATGAAGAAAAGGTCAGAGTTGGAGAATTAAAAGAATTTGGAGCTATTTATCTCAAAGTGTGCTGAAAGGAAACTTTTATacttgtttcttcatctttatttttcatgtttttttgccTGTTTGTCTTTAACATTTTATCgtgaaataattcaaattttcatATAAGTATCAAGAATTATAAACAGTACTTCTACATACACTTCATTCAGATTCAAcaacattaataatttttttttttttaagatgaccggtaaggggatcttaacccttgacttggtgttgtcagcaccacgctcagccagtgagtgaaccagccatccctatataggctccgaacccacagccttgttgttatcagcaccgcactctcccgagtgagccatgggccagcccctacaacattaataatttttatatttgcttattgttctattttctccttattaatgtgtattattattattttttctgggcCACTTAAAGCCTATGTGCTTCCATGATACTAATTTACCCTTATCCTTTAAGTTTTATCCAAGAACAGAGTTATTCACTAATCTAACCACAGTAACTTACCAAAATCAGGAAATGTACTATTGACATGATATTGCTTTCTAAATACAGCATTTTTTGCCCGTCTTGTCCTAGATGCAAGCCAGCATCACAGTCTATTTAATCTATTCTAATCGGGGATCATTACCCAGCCTTTTTCTTGCTGCCTGAACaatgatatttttgaagagtacagaACAGTTGTTTTGTTGAATGCTACTCAGTATTAGGTTTTTCTTAATCGTACATAGATTTCTCAGATTTTACATTTTGGCAGGAAAAAATCATGTGTACTTTTTAATGCCTTCCATTATTAGACAGGTAATGTTAATATTGTTGGTGCTAATGTGGATTCCTTAGCTAAGATGCTGTCTCCCAGACacctttattataaaattataattcccTATTATAATTTTGTGAAAACATATTAAACTACTATAGAAATACCATGTTTTTATTAGTCTTTCGATCACTCATTATAGCATCCATTAATTACCTTACCTGACACAAATATAAAAACCTTATTAGTAATGACAGTTGCAGAAAGTGTTGTTCTAAATCCATCATTCCTTTTATATCTATTAGTTGGCTTTACTTTGAGCTCTATCTTTACTATGGGCTCTATCTTTCTATTCTATCAATTTGGGCGCATGCATATTTTTATTCAATGTATTATAACTATTACTGCCTTTATTTATGCTAATGCTTAAATTCTCCTAGATTTGGATTCTTCGGGATGATTCCTGAGCCATTTTAAAGTactctcaaaaatttttttgacacTTTCGTCCTTCTGGTTTACCAAGATGTTCTAGGCTCACCTTGTACAATTCCTAACTCAGTTCAGATCAGCTAATTCACTTAAAAGGTCTGCTTACTCTTAGTGGATAATCATATTTCACAGCAATATCTGGATTTTATTAGATGTATAATGTTTTTATCACAGTTGTTGCCAAATTTCTGATATTCTCATCTAAAAGGGAGAATTTATAATTTAGTATAGTACACAAATTGTTACAGGGGTTAATAGACTCTCAAACTTCTTAAAGTCTAACAGACACACTGACCTTCTTTAGAGAGCCaaatctattttaataaattaacattagcatcaaataaaatgaaattgataGCATTCTGTAGTTTTTTTCTACATAAAACTACTTTTATAATGCCATAATCTTATTAATTATCttgcttacttttttcttttatttcctagtAAGACAGTCACCTGTGGAAACTTTAGATTTACAGATTAAAGTTTCAAGAGTTGCCTAGTATATTGCATGAAAAAGGTGGCACTTAATGTGAGATTATGACATttcaaaaaagttttcaaaaattactttgaaaaatataaaatttgatttaGAAGACTAAAGTGATAATACTATGAAACATATGACCACATGggattattgttaatttttatgtataattttcCATTACTTACTGTACATATATTTTCATGTGTAATTAACTAAAAAGTATAAATGAaggtattttatctatttttatttagaatcatATCATGAACATTTTCAATGTCAAAATATTCCTCTGCAACATACTTTAGGCAGTTGCATATCATTTTATTGTGTACCGATATTTTAGGAGGCTCTTCAGACACCTATTAAGTATTTATAGGCTTGgtcaaaaataactttaaaagagtTATATTCTTATTTTGAGGATCTTTTACATggtcaagaaaaaattttaaaaatgtggagaGGATTGATACCCAATGTTATTCACGTGAATGGAAATGCCTCCTGTAACCAGTGATAAAAGTCTTGTGGGTGGGTTATATGTTTTATACATCATCATGTCTCTTATAACAACTGATATGGTGCTGAATAAAACAGAAACTTGGAAAATGTTAGCCACATggattaatgttatttttagttcaaaaaatacataaacccACAATCTTCTATttctcagggttttttttgtattaCCCAAGACATGATTTTTACTTCactaaaaatgttcaaaattagaATTTATCATTCGAATATTGATTTTTAGAATGTTATATATAATCCATGTAAATTAAAACATGGTATTTCTATAAGATATGCTTAATAAGCTTAAACAATAGAGTAAATGATATCTGTAGAAAACCATGGCAATACATAAAAGTACTAGCATCTTATATCTGCTTTGAGTGTTGCATATAAGAAGAGAGTTTCAGGATAACTGTTTTATTGAATAGTTATTTtatgaaaaagtgaaataaaggaagaagtcttagatctttgtcttttataaatATGCATGCATTAGGGAAGATTTATATAAATGTGCATTAAGTTTGTAACATTAACTTCTGCTACAATGTAAGGATATTCCTATAATGTGCAAAATGGGCATAGTAACAGTTtgaatttttagttattttggaCTTGGaattaataaatcttttattttcatccccatttccattgttttcttttactgttaaaaTAGTAAACATAAAAATTGTAGTGAAGGAACATCAAAACTCTTTAGAAGGCATGGCActgaaatatagaagaaaattttaagataCTTAGCTAAAAATGTTCTTTTGCAGTACAGTCAATAAAACAATAGAAGCTCAGAAAACAAAGGTTTGCTTGGTCATTGCATGCAATACTTATCAGGGCAGTCCTGTAACAGGGCTAGGCAACTGTATCCTATTTCTACAGCTCTGATCAGCAGTATTGGCATTCATTCTATCGTGTTCTTTGGAACAAATCCTGTATCAAATAAAGTGATATACCCGAGTCTAATAATTTTCCATATAGAGAGGGATAGCCtaggaaagttttaaaaacaaataacaaaattgcAAACTTACCTCTTACACTATTTCAGCAAGGAAAAGAATTTACTGCAACTGCTACTGGAGTTTTGTCTTCTGGTTAGTTTCTCTGACTGTAAACATCTCTGTGCTaggacttgtgtgtgtgtgtttgtgtgtgtgtgtgtgtgtgtgtgtatgtgtgtgtttgtgtacacatatatatggttcttttattcttttggctaTGTAGGAGCCCTATTTAGAAACAATGCCTTCATATGAAGCCTCACACTTCTAAGTGGCTTCTCAATCAATAGAGTTGGGCTAATTTAGAAGCTActggagctggggatgggggtaTATCTAGATGTGTATTCCAACTCCTGGAACACAAACTTTGAGTTAGAGAGAGCTCAGGATATGCCGCCCTGGAGCGTTATTGCTCTCTGCACAGCCATAGCTATTTCCGCTGCCACCCTGACTACTTCAACTACCTGTACTGAAAACTGTCTCACACTGCAAATGAATATCCTTTATAAAGATGTCCTTTATAAAATCTGCCTCAACCTAGAATAAACCCTACAGAGGTGGGTTACATACTAAAAGAAATTCTAGTGGGCTTGAGAGGAACAAATCCTAGATTCAGGACCACTTAGTCTACTTGTTGATGGTATCAAAAGAGACTACAGAGCTCTAAATTAAACCTCCAGGTGTAAAGGATTTATTTAGAATTAGGCAAGTACTCAAATCCCAAGAGGATCATGAGACATCACATCTATCTAGCTTCTCCCTAAGGGAGAACGAAAAAAGTTCCCTGACTGTTCTCTCTGGAAGAGAAGATTGATTCTGTCCTTGGAGGAAAATTGTAGGGAAAAGGCAATACCCTTCTTGGCATCACACTGTCTCTGTACAGACTTTCAATATCTTGAGAGCAGAAAACCTGAGAGATATAACATGTTTCAGTATTCAAACATTTAATGTTATTGCAGTTTTATGAGTTCATGCGTCTCTTTAGTCCCCGCAAAGATGTATGTGAGGCTGGGATTTTTAGTGGTTGAGAGGTGGTTCCCAGTGAACCTGTTATGGCAACCCTGAGAAAGAATAGATCCCCCAAATCCAAGGAGTACCTCTGTCTGCAGTTGTAGGTGTGTGCAATGAGGAAGGAACATAGTAATTAGAAGCAGCAATTATTGAGCCATTATGATGTTCCAGAAGATGTGAAACATGCTTTCTTGAATATccttaccctcattttacaggtgtggGGAATAAAGTTTAAATACACTAAGTCAGTGATTCCTTAATCTGGGACATCTGAGATCAGCTGCAATTGAGAGGTCgtattttgcttttataataattttattattattatgtattattattattatttgctctcATTCTCTTGTGAGGGAACAAGGGAGTTTTCCAAAGGCAATATGACATTTGCAATAATAACAGATTGGATGCAAGAATAAATATACAAGTTAAACATTTTGTAATGTAGACAATAAAGAATT comes from Cynocephalus volans isolate mCynVol1 chromosome 6, mCynVol1.pri, whole genome shotgun sequence and encodes:
- the LOC134379969 gene encoding olfactory receptor 2A2-like; protein product: MRGNQSWVTELILLGFQLSAEMEVLLFWVFSLLYIFSLMANGTILGLIYLDPRLHTPMYFFLSHLAIIDISYASCNLPNLLKNLVTHKKTMSFVSCIIQMNLGLTIASTECMILVVMCYDRFVAICHPLQYTVIMNWSMCTVLAVSSWACGIFLALINLILLLRLPFCGPQEVNHFFCETLSVLKLACADTGTSEIFLFTGGVFVLVGPLYLIILSYLRILWAILKIQSKEGRKKAFYTCSSHLCVVGLYFGIAMMVYLVPDNRKRQKQEKILTLFYSLFNPSLNPLIYSLRNDQVKGAFYRALRKKRTM